GAGGTCCAGGGTGACTCGATGGATGATGGCACCCCCAACACGATCCGTGACGGCAACGTGGTTATCGTGGCTACGCTCCTCACAGATTTAGTACGCGGAGAGGTCTTCCTCGTGGAGCTCCCCGGCCAGGGCCTCATGGCAAAGCGCCTGCGGCGCGTCAGTGATGCACCTTGGTTCTTGTCCGACAAGCCCACCAACGACTTCTTCCCGGCCGGGGACGTGGTGTGGGTGGTCGGGCAAACCTACGGGAAGCTTAGCTACAGTCGGGTGAGTTGAGTGAGCAGCAATGGCTAAGTGCAAATATTGTGGTCGGGGTGGTTTGTTTCTCGCAGTAGACAAGAACGGCATCTGTCGTGATTGTGCAAAATTTGTATACCCTCAGATAAAACATTACCTAACAAGAGTGCAAGGCTATTTCTCAGCGATGCAAAAAACGAAGCATCCTAAAACTATTATTTCCAAAAGAGACGATATTTTAGAAGTGCTTAACCATTTAGAAGATGAATTTGAGTCAAAAGGCATCTCTGTCTTTGATTACAGTGTTTCTCAAATGCGCAGGGATATGTTAAGTGCTGCCGACGAATTATTGATTGACCTTTTAGCTGAAGAAGCCAAGAAAACGGATTCCAAGGCGGTAGTTTCTGATACTCCGAAACAGAAGGCAACTCATTACAAGCGTTTCCTCAGCAAGCTTGTCGATTTTGAATCGTTGATGAGTGATCCGTCGCAAATATCTGCAATTAAATACGATATCATTGTGAAGATTCGTGAACATATCATTCAAGATTTGATAACAAAAGCTCAAAAATATGAATTCAAAGGCTACCTTAAAAAAGCTAGAGAGATCTATATGGATGCTCTTTTTGAGCTAAAAAATGACGACATACCGGATGAATTGCAAGCACACTTAATAAATATAGTTCAAGACAATTTAAACCGCTTAGAAGCAGAGATCGGGGAAGGATAGCCACGCCCCGTCACCCGACCTTCTTCCAAACTCGAAGCTGCGTCGCGACGACCGCATAGAGGTACGGGTGCAAGTGGACGGGCGGCGCATCGGCCGCTAAGTACGGTCGCCATAGGGCGACTGTGCCCTGTACACCGAGCCAGACGTGGAACCGGGCAGCGCTTGCACTCGGGGTGGACGGTGGCGGCTTGGCTTGAGTGCCAGTTGGCCAGTCCGTGCATACTTGCGTCAACCAAGGTGCACGAGGACTCCAGGCTAGCCGACATCATCAACCAGGCGCTCGGAGACCGCCTCCTCGAGGACCTGACCCCGATGCAGGTGCAGGACTGGCTCGATGGCCTCGACTACTCGCACCGAACCAAGCTGCGCGCCCTGCAGATGCTGCGCAATGCCCTGGCCGAGGCCGAGGCCCTGGAGCTGCTGCACCGCAACGCCGCGGCGCCGGTCAAGCTGCCCAGGCAGCCGCGGCAGACCAGCGGGCAGGCGTGGACGCTCGACGAGGCCCGCAGGTTCCTGGCCGCCGCCCAGAAGCGCCGCCTCTGCTCCCTCTACCGCATCATGCTCGCCCTAGGCCTGCGCGTGGGCGGGGCCATAGCCTTCGAGGTGGGCGACTGGGCGCACGACCCCGCGGTGGGGTCGTTGAGGCTGCGTACCGAGTGCACGGCCACGGTCGAAGGTTCTTTGGCCGGAGTCAAGACGCCCGCGGCGCGCCGAACGGTCTACGCCCCGGACGATCTCGCCGTGGCCCTCTCAACCTGGCTGGAACGGCGCGAGGCCGAAGCCGGGCTGCCC
This genomic stretch from Oceanithermus profundus DSM 14977 harbors:
- a CDS encoding tyrosine-type recombinase/integrase yields the protein MHEDSRLADIINQALGDRLLEDLTPMQVQDWLDGLDYSHRTKLRALQMLRNALAEAEALELLHRNAAAPVKLPRQPRQTSGQAWTLDEARRFLAAAQKRRLCSLYRIMLALGLRVGGAIAFEVGDWAHDPAVGSLRLRTECTATVEGSLAGVKTPAARRTVYAPDDLAVALSTWLERREAEAGLPSWDEQGWLIPASNGRLLSHNNVRRDLRAAIAEAGVPRIRLHDLRHTAANLMRQAGIGREVRMQILGHQIRDVHDIYTHHVEPGELVRAARALHGLFPVPGETPTGVTGVSQQKEDGA
- a CDS encoding S24 family peptidase; its protein translation is MEYAVPIREDMMRPEAIAFEVQGDSMDDGTPNTIRDGNVVIVATLLTDLVRGEVFLVELPGQGLMAKRLRRVSDAPWFLSDKPTNDFFPAGDVVWVVGQTYGKLSYSRVS